In Veillonellales bacterium, a genomic segment contains:
- a CDS encoding nucleotidyltransferase family protein, giving the protein MYDAIILAGGENSKSLSKFSPQPYEAMIEIAGKPMVSFVARALSDSPHVNRIFVVGPIKELTNCDFPAEAVLVEGGQTIIETIKIGMKALNHQHKVLVTTADIPLLTPEAIEDFLLQCSKIEADLYYPIVTRDVNEKHYPGNKRTYVRLNEGTYTGGNIFLVDPAIVPRCVAVAERIIANRKNPVKLACILGWSFVFRFLLGCLSLTAVKERVTALLKISGAVIHSEYPELGIDVDKPSDLELVRSVFLAQA; this is encoded by the coding sequence ATGTATGATGCCATTATACTGGCCGGCGGCGAAAATAGTAAATCGTTAAGCAAGTTTTCACCTCAGCCGTATGAGGCGATGATAGAAATTGCCGGTAAACCGATGGTGTCTTTCGTCGCTCGGGCTTTGTCCGACAGTCCTCATGTAAATAGGATCTTTGTTGTTGGTCCGATCAAGGAACTAACGAACTGTGATTTTCCTGCGGAGGCAGTGCTTGTGGAAGGCGGGCAAACGATTATTGAGACTATAAAAATCGGTATGAAAGCCTTGAACCATCAGCATAAAGTTTTGGTGACAACCGCCGATATTCCTTTGTTAACTCCGGAAGCAATTGAGGATTTTCTGCTGCAATGCAGCAAAATAGAGGCTGATCTATATTATCCTATTGTCACCCGTGATGTGAATGAAAAACATTATCCGGGGAATAAGCGGACCTACGTTCGGTTGAATGAGGGAACGTATACCGGCGGCAATATTTTTTTGGTGGATCCGGCCATTGTACCCCGTTGTGTGGCCGTTGCCGAACGGATTATCGCTAACCGGAAAAATCCCGTTAAATTAGCCTGTATTTTAGGCTGGAGTTTTGTCTTCCGGTTTTTACTGGGGTGTTTGAGCCTGACGGCGGTAAAAGAACGGGTAACTGCCCTGTTGAAGATTTCCGGTGCGGTTATTCATTCCGAATACCCAGAGTTGGGCATTGATGTTGATAAACCCAGTGACTTGGAATTGGTTCGGTCGGTCTTTTTAGCTCAGGCATAA
- a CDS encoding GntR family transcriptional regulator, with translation MERRLLPIRLDSYQPLREVVCETLREAIVNGVLKPGERLMEIQLAEELGVSRTPVREAIRKLELEGFVIMIPRRGTYVADLSIKDVNEVFEVRTSLDVLAAGLAAERITDEELEQMERLLVQIGEYIEQGDMDKIVEADSQFHDILYQASRNDRLVGIINNLREQLTRFRSMSMSYPGRLKNTLEEHGRLVEAIAARDVELAQQLATEHMENSEQTLLLDMNERRQKVDGK, from the coding sequence ATGGAACGTCGATTGCTGCCGATTAGACTGGATAGCTATCAACCTCTTAGAGAAGTAGTCTGCGAGACACTGCGGGAAGCAATTGTCAATGGAGTGTTGAAACCCGGCGAGCGTTTGATGGAGATTCAGCTGGCGGAAGAATTGGGGGTTAGCCGTACACCGGTGCGGGAGGCAATTCGCAAACTGGAACTGGAAGGCTTTGTGATTATGATACCGCGGCGCGGTACTTATGTGGCTGATCTTTCCATCAAAGATGTCAATGAAGTATTTGAGGTGCGTACTTCCCTGGATGTGCTGGCAGCCGGTCTGGCGGCGGAACGCATTACCGATGAAGAACTGGAGCAAATGGAACGGCTGTTAGTCCAGATTGGCGAATATATTGAACAAGGCGATATGGATAAAATAGTGGAAGCCGACAGTCAGTTTCATGATATCCTTTATCAGGCCAGTCGCAACGACAGGCTGGTAGGTATTATTAACAATCTGCGGGAGCAGTTAACCCGCTTCCGTTCTATGTCCATGTCTTATCCGGGACGGCTGAAGAACACACTGGAGGAGCATGGCCGGCTGGTGGAGGCTATTGCGGCCCGGGATGTTGAACTTGCCCAGCAATTGGCTACGGAGCATATGGAAAATTCGGAGCAGACGCTGTTGCTGGATATGAATGAGCGCAGGCAGAAAGTGGATGGAAAGTAA
- the ispE gene encoding 4-(cytidine 5'-diphospho)-2-C-methyl-D-erythritol kinase, producing MLTVNAYGKINLALDILGKRDDGYHEVAMIMQTIDLADTLYFSEQSAGISVSSDEQELACDQTNLAYRAASLLQERFFVKQGVHIELKKRIPLAAGLAGGSADAAGTLIGLNHRWQLGMTVEQLADLGAVLGADVPFCVRGGTMLATGRGEKLSRLPLLPSCWAILAKPRIQVSTVWAYQHYRAGAVEKHPDIPAMLACLERGDLKGITAGLCNVLESVTIPVHPEIGELKRQLQELGVRGCLMSGSGPTVFGLTPDCCRAKAVAEKLKKQSDAVILVSKVGGANGTSIAAD from the coding sequence GTGCTGACAGTAAACGCATACGGGAAAATAAATCTGGCTCTTGATATACTGGGGAAGCGTGATGATGGCTATCACGAAGTCGCCATGATTATGCAGACTATTGATTTGGCGGATACGCTGTATTTTTCTGAGCAGTCAGCCGGCATTTCCGTCAGTTCCGATGAACAGGAACTGGCCTGCGATCAGACTAATCTGGCTTATCGGGCGGCATCTTTGCTGCAAGAACGATTTTTTGTCAAGCAGGGTGTACATATTGAGTTGAAAAAACGGATTCCCTTGGCTGCCGGTTTAGCCGGCGGCAGTGCCGATGCCGCCGGGACTCTCATCGGTTTGAACCATCGTTGGCAGCTGGGAATGACGGTTGAGCAGCTGGCCGATCTGGGGGCTGTGCTGGGAGCGGATGTGCCTTTTTGTGTTCGGGGCGGGACGATGCTGGCAACGGGCCGGGGCGAGAAATTAAGCAGGCTGCCCCTACTGCCGTCTTGCTGGGCGATATTGGCCAAACCACGGATACAGGTCTCCACTGTCTGGGCCTATCAGCACTATCGGGCCGGTGCAGTGGAAAAGCATCCTGATATTCCGGCCATGCTGGCTTGTTTGGAGCGCGGTGATTTAAAGGGAATAACCGCCGGTCTGTGTAATGTGCTGGAGAGTGTAACTATACCGGTTCATCCGGAGATCGGCGAACTGAAACGGCAGCTGCAGGAATTGGGTGTGCGGGGTTGCCTTATGTCAGGCAGCGGCCCGACGGTTTTCGGTTTAACACCGGACTGCTGCCGGGCAAAAGCGGTTGCAGAAAAACTAAAGAAGCAAAGTGATGCTGTAATACTAGTTTCAAAGGTAGGTGGAGCAAATGGAACGTCGATTGCTGCCGATTAG
- a CDS encoding chemotaxis protein CheW produces the protein MENEVKSQQELQLVIFQLAKEEYGLPITTVQEINRLVPITKLPQTASFMEGIINLRGRIIPVVDLRKRFQLAVAEHTDDTRIIIVEVNGQTVGVIVDSVNEVVRLRADSIEPPPPSFVLDARYIQGVGKLDGRLLILLEIDKILTTEEEIALKQVNG, from the coding sequence ATGGAAAATGAAGTGAAGAGCCAACAGGAACTGCAATTGGTAATTTTCCAATTAGCCAAAGAAGAATATGGGCTACCCATTACTACGGTGCAGGAAATTAACCGTCTGGTTCCCATAACCAAGCTGCCTCAAACCGCTTCTTTTATGGAAGGAATTATTAATCTCCGGGGACGGATCATACCGGTTGTTGATCTTCGAAAACGGTTTCAGCTAGCAGTTGCCGAGCATACGGATGATACGAGGATTATCATTGTGGAAGTGAACGGGCAAACGGTGGGAGTTATTGTGGATTCGGTGAACGAAGTGGTGCGGCTGCGTGCCGACAGCATCGAACCGCCACCGCCGTCCTTTGTCCTGGATGCCCGTTATATTCAAGGTGTTGGCAAACTGGATGGCAGGCTGCTGATCCTGCTGGAGATCGACAAGATCCTGACTACAGAAGAAGAAATCGCTTTAAAACAAGTGAATGGTTGA
- the cphA gene encoding cyanophycin synthetase, translated as MEILSVRTLEGPNIYSFSPVLRAKLDIGRYDDVSSSEIEGFSEKLLALLPGLQEHHCSCGCPGGFVLRLKEGTYLAHIFEHTVLELQCMAGDEINFGKTRQDGRPGLYQVVVAYRSAALARQAVYESCRLLTAILQHQSFDVAAGVARIVQAGDQDKLGPSTEAIYQAALARDIPVNRLENESLLILGYGRHCQRVWATLTSRTSALATDLAGDKQLTKRVLEQGGIIVPFGTVVTNAVDAVAAVKRLNCPAVIKPLGGNQGKGVTIGVTGAAETERAFQDASRFDSQVLVEEYIPGLQYRLCVVNGKMVAAAERIPAYVAGDGKHSVAELVEITNCDPGRGEGHGKKLSKIKLDNVAIAVLAKQQLSPQAVPPAGQVVRIRDNANLSTGGTAVDVTDIVHPANSRLAEWAAQLIGLDVAGIDLVARNITQPIGRGNGAVIEVNAAPGIRMHHYPSAGKPRDVGACIVDSLFPEDETGRIPVLAITGTNGKTTVTRMIGHVWRQAGYNVGMTTTDGIYINDRCILSGDTTGPGSARIVLTDSQVDVAVLETARGGIIRGGLAFDRCDVGIVTNITEDHLGQDGIETLDDLAYIKSLVPETVRPGGYALLNADDPCVAAMAPRIRAEVVYFSVEPSNVVVRRHLGTGGKGFFVKEGMIYAACGGLARTVLPVNEIPATLGGIAIHNLQNAVIAAAACYCSKIPLSYIRQGLSSFAQNPGRLNLLTLGDFRVCVDYGHNPAGYQALISTMHRLDAARLVGVVAAPGDRRDDVTLNIGRIAGSGFDFIYIKEDEDLRGRKPGETAELLRRGILDAGFPVDRIVTVLPEKAAVTRALTNAKPSDLIVVFYEKYDVVMAAIQEFREQLILDSAESKAEYETVIAAEAKIL; from the coding sequence ATGGAAATTTTGTCGGTACGGACGCTGGAAGGGCCTAATATTTACAGCTTTAGCCCGGTACTGCGGGCAAAACTGGATATTGGACGGTATGATGATGTATCCAGTTCCGAGATCGAGGGCTTTAGCGAGAAATTATTGGCGTTGCTGCCCGGTTTGCAGGAACATCACTGCTCCTGCGGCTGTCCGGGAGGTTTTGTGCTGCGGCTTAAGGAAGGAACGTATCTGGCACATATTTTTGAGCATACGGTCCTTGAACTGCAATGCATGGCCGGGGATGAGATTAACTTTGGTAAAACGCGGCAGGACGGCCGTCCCGGACTTTACCAGGTAGTGGTTGCCTATCGTTCGGCGGCATTGGCCCGGCAGGCTGTTTATGAATCTTGCCGGTTATTAACGGCGATTTTGCAGCACCAGTCCTTTGATGTTGCGGCCGGAGTCGCCAGGATAGTACAGGCCGGTGATCAGGATAAGCTGGGGCCCAGTACAGAAGCCATTTATCAGGCCGCTTTGGCCCGGGACATTCCGGTGAACCGGCTGGAGAATGAAAGTTTGCTGATTTTGGGGTATGGCCGGCACTGTCAGCGGGTATGGGCGACATTGACCAGTCGTACCAGCGCTTTGGCCACTGATTTGGCCGGCGATAAGCAGCTGACAAAAAGAGTGTTGGAACAAGGCGGGATCATTGTGCCGTTTGGTACGGTTGTGACCAATGCTGTGGATGCGGTGGCGGCGGTTAAACGGTTAAACTGTCCGGCAGTGATAAAACCCCTCGGCGGCAATCAGGGCAAAGGTGTGACGATCGGCGTTACCGGAGCGGCGGAGACAGAGCGGGCTTTTCAGGATGCCAGCCGGTTTGATTCTCAGGTTCTGGTCGAAGAATACATTCCCGGACTGCAATATCGGCTTTGTGTGGTCAATGGTAAAATGGTGGCTGCCGCCGAGCGGATTCCGGCTTATGTGGCAGGCGACGGAAAGCACAGTGTAGCCGAACTGGTTGAGATTACAAATTGTGATCCCGGCCGGGGAGAAGGCCATGGCAAAAAACTGAGCAAAATTAAACTTGACAATGTGGCCATTGCAGTACTGGCGAAACAACAGCTTTCGCCCCAGGCAGTTCCACCGGCCGGACAAGTTGTGCGCATCCGGGACAACGCCAACCTCAGTACCGGCGGTACGGCGGTGGATGTAACCGACATTGTGCATCCGGCCAATAGCCGGCTGGCCGAATGGGCGGCTCAGCTCATCGGACTTGATGTGGCCGGGATTGATCTGGTGGCCAGGAATATTACCCAGCCTATCGGCCGGGGGAACGGAGCGGTAATTGAAGTCAATGCCGCTCCCGGTATCCGGATGCATCACTATCCCTCAGCCGGCAAGCCGCGGGATGTGGGGGCTTGTATTGTTGATTCTTTATTTCCGGAAGACGAGACGGGGCGCATTCCGGTGCTGGCGATTACCGGAACCAATGGCAAGACAACCGTTACCCGGATGATCGGTCACGTTTGGCGGCAGGCCGGCTATAATGTTGGCATGACTACCACCGACGGTATTTATATCAATGATCGCTGTATTCTTTCCGGTGATACAACCGGGCCCGGCAGTGCCAGAATCGTGCTGACCGATTCCCAAGTGGATGTAGCTGTTCTGGAAACGGCCCGGGGCGGCATCATCCGCGGCGGCCTGGCTTTTGACCGGTGTGATGTGGGGATTGTTACCAACATTACGGAAGATCATTTAGGGCAGGATGGCATTGAAACGCTGGACGACCTGGCGTATATTAAATCCTTGGTGCCGGAAACCGTCCGGCCGGGCGGGTATGCTCTGCTGAATGCGGATGATCCCTGCGTTGCGGCAATGGCGCCCAGAATCCGGGCGGAAGTTGTGTACTTTAGTGTGGAACCGTCTAATGTCGTTGTTCGCCGTCATTTGGGGACAGGGGGAAAAGGCTTTTTTGTGAAAGAGGGTATGATATACGCTGCCTGCGGCGGTTTGGCCAGGACCGTTTTACCGGTCAATGAAATTCCGGCGACATTAGGCGGTATTGCGATCCATAATCTCCAGAACGCGGTGATTGCGGCGGCGGCCTGTTATTGTTCTAAAATACCCCTTTCCTATATCCGTCAGGGATTGTCCAGCTTTGCTCAAAATCCGGGACGGCTGAATCTGTTAACTTTAGGCGATTTCCGGGTATGCGTGGATTACGGACACAATCCGGCCGGTTATCAGGCACTCATCAGCACCATGCACCGCCTGGATGCGGCCCGGCTGGTGGGTGTGGTTGCCGCACCGGGCGATCGTCGGGATGATGTTACCCTGAACATCGGGCGGATTGCCGGCAGTGGTTTTGATTTTATTTACATTAAAGAAGACGAAGATTTGCGGGGCCGTAAACCGGGGGAAACGGCAGAACTATTGCGCCGGGGAATTTTGGACGCCGGCTTTCCGGTTGATCGGATCGTTACCGTTTTGCCGGAAAAGGCAGCAGTGACCCGTGCGTTGACGAATGCCAAACCTAGTGATTTGATTGTTGTTTTTTACGAGAAATATGACGTCGTTATGGCGGCGATTCAAGAATTTCGCGAACAGCTAATCTTGGATTCTGCTGAGTCTAAGGCTGAATATGAGACGGTAATCGCTGCCGAAGCAAAAATACTGTAA
- a CDS encoding cyanophycinase, with protein sequence MEKTRAGNLVIIGGNEDKQGDCLILRKFMEIAGGRQARIAVLTTATELPREVGDEYRNLFTQMGADNAPVLYITNRESANDRHQIREIDNATGIFITGGDQLRLTSILGGSGVDAALRRAFSRGTVIAGTSAGASVMSDTMIVGGDSSDTPKKLTLSMAHGMGLLAEVVIDQHFAQRGRINRLLAAVAQNPHILGIGIDEDTALVVEAGGKCQVIGSQTVTILDGKNIIHSNIFESKRQDPLAITNMSLHVLPSGYGYDISRRIPFTITGKREEQAEPEQNY encoded by the coding sequence ATGGAGAAAACGAGAGCAGGAAATCTGGTCATTATCGGCGGGAACGAGGACAAGCAGGGAGACTGTCTGATCCTCCGCAAGTTCATGGAGATAGCCGGCGGCCGGCAGGCACGGATCGCCGTATTGACAACGGCTACCGAACTGCCCCGGGAAGTTGGCGATGAATACCGGAATTTATTTACTCAAATGGGTGCTGATAATGCTCCGGTTTTGTATATTACCAATCGGGAGTCGGCCAATGACCGTCATCAAATTCGTGAAATTGACAATGCTACCGGTATTTTTATTACCGGCGGCGACCAATTACGGCTGACCAGTATTTTGGGTGGCTCAGGCGTGGATGCCGCACTCCGGCGGGCTTTTTCCCGGGGAACGGTAATTGCCGGAACAAGTGCCGGAGCGTCGGTAATGAGTGATACCATGATCGTTGGCGGCGACTCCAGCGATACACCGAAAAAATTGACTTTGAGCATGGCCCATGGAATGGGATTATTGGCGGAAGTTGTCATTGATCAGCATTTCGCCCAGCGGGGACGGATTAACCGGCTGCTGGCTGCGGTGGCACAAAATCCTCATATTCTGGGGATCGGCATTGATGAAGATACGGCGCTGGTTGTGGAAGCGGGAGGCAAGTGTCAGGTGATTGGTTCTCAGACGGTAACCATTCTGGATGGCAAAAACATTATTCACTCCAATATATTTGAGTCAAAACGACAAGATCCTCTGGCGATAACCAATATGAGTCTGCATGTGCTGCCGTCAGGTTACGGCTATGATATTTCCCGGCGCATACCGTTTACGATTACCGGAAAACGGGAAGAACAGGCGGAGCCTGAACAAAACTATTAA
- a CDS encoding L,D-transpeptidase family protein: MKIRKLYLDHPLSQINFSEDKKHPLVPRLQQLLKNRGLYKGVLQVEYDAETREAVALFQESAGLPATGIADPLTYCHLLDSPVSEIPVLKSAERADFSLPRGNILIAKAQRRLTLFDGNNPVHQYPVGIGKPATPTPSGNYAIANKILNPGGMLGTRWMGLNYDTYGIHGTRTPCK, from the coding sequence ATGAAGATCCGCAAGCTTTATTTGGATCACCCTTTATCCCAAATAAATTTCAGCGAAGATAAAAAACACCCCTTAGTTCCCAGACTGCAGCAGTTATTAAAAAACCGCGGTCTGTATAAAGGAGTGCTGCAGGTTGAATATGATGCCGAAACCCGGGAGGCGGTAGCTTTGTTTCAGGAATCCGCCGGCTTGCCGGCTACCGGCATCGCCGATCCTCTTACCTACTGTCACCTGCTGGATTCCCCTGTCAGCGAAATCCCGGTCTTAAAAAGCGCGGAGCGGGCTGACTTTTCCCTGCCCCGCGGCAATATCCTGATTGCCAAAGCTCAACGCCGGCTCACCCTGTTCGACGGCAACAATCCGGTCCATCAGTATCCGGTCGGCATTGGCAAGCCGGCAACCCCTACCCCTTCCGGCAACTATGCCATTGCCAATAAAATTTTAAACCCCGGCGGTATGCTGGGCACCCGCTGGATGGGTCTTAACTACGATACCTATGGCATTCATGGCACTAGAACGCCGTGTAAATAA
- a CDS encoding tripartite tricarboxylate transporter substrate binding protein, with product MRKNHLFLLVACLMTISTLIGGCSGIQNKAVNSANKYPEKPITIIVPFSVGGGQDLAARTIEKDASKYLGQSLIIVNKPGGAGINGWNELAASRPDGYTIGMTGAELITLPIYGTTKYNYISALQPLAQITSSSWIVVIQSKQPWKSIGELVTYAKEHPGELKFSHGGIGSFPHLIGEMINKESGIDLEQVPFQSSGEALTALLGGHVQVAIVNPSVVKAHIDNGTIRALAVTGKYRLDDPCLADIPTLMEQDFNIEFENWFGLAAPKDIPPEAKAKLAEGLKKMTEDEEFKQHVKNMGLQVEYLDPQKVEMKWINEKQELSKIIHEDGILDLIRAQKK from the coding sequence ATGCGGAAAAACCATTTATTTTTGTTAGTAGCCTGTTTGATGACGATTTCCACATTGATTGGAGGTTGCAGCGGTATACAAAATAAGGCGGTAAATAGCGCCAATAAGTATCCTGAAAAGCCAATTACTATTATTGTTCCTTTTAGTGTTGGTGGTGGACAAGATCTAGCAGCTAGAACTATCGAAAAAGATGCATCTAAATACCTTGGGCAATCCCTGATAATTGTCAACAAACCCGGTGGTGCAGGTATAAACGGTTGGAACGAACTGGCAGCATCTAGACCTGATGGCTATACTATAGGAATGACCGGTGCTGAATTAATTACATTACCTATATATGGCACGACAAAGTATAATTATATATCTGCGTTACAGCCCCTAGCGCAAATTACAAGTTCTTCTTGGATAGTAGTCATTCAATCAAAGCAACCATGGAAAAGTATAGGCGAATTAGTTACTTATGCCAAAGAACACCCGGGTGAATTAAAATTTAGTCATGGTGGGATCGGATCTTTCCCTCATTTAATTGGTGAAATGATTAATAAAGAATCCGGTATTGACCTCGAACAAGTTCCATTTCAAAGTTCTGGTGAAGCATTGACAGCATTACTTGGAGGACACGTCCAGGTTGCTATTGTTAATCCTTCTGTGGTAAAGGCGCATATTGACAATGGCACTATAAGAGCATTAGCTGTAACAGGTAAATATCGGCTTGATGATCCATGTCTTGCCGATATACCAACATTAATGGAACAAGATTTTAATATTGAATTTGAAAATTGGTTTGGACTAGCAGCACCCAAGGATATACCGCCAGAAGCAAAAGCTAAACTTGCCGAAGGGCTAAAAAAAATGACTGAGGATGAAGAATTTAAACAACATGTTAAAAACATGGGATTACAAGTTGAGTATTTAGATCCTCAAAAAGTAGAAATGAAATGGATAAATGAAAAACAAGAATTATCTAAAATCATACACGAAGACGGCATTCTAGACTTAATCAGGGCCCAAAAAAAATAA